The window CTACTTTTATTGGATTGGCTTTAGTATACAGGTGGCTGATCAGGCCGTTTATCCTGACAAGGGTGTTGTTTGGGATGAAACCCAGGAGGAAAGAATTATCAGGGACCATTACAGAATCCACTGAATTGATCTTACAAAGGGCTGATTAAAGTTGGGTAGTTAGTGAGTCAACAGTACAATGAACTAGTGCTTAATAATTAGGGTTCATTGTTTTTTGCGGTGATCTGGTCATGGACAATTTTTCCATCGATGATGGTCATTACTGCTGTTGTTCTGGGCAGGGCCTGGGTGGGTATGGTAAAGATGTCCTGGCTGAGCACGGCCAGGTCGGCGAGATAACCCTTCCTGATCATTCCCTTTTCGTTTTCCATGAATTCTGCATAGGCTGAGCCATAGGTATAAGCGATCACTGCCTGTTCCCGGGTTACAGCTTCGCCAGGGTTGTTGGCATGGATGGTGGCAAACATGATATTGAGGTAAGGATTGTTGGGGCCATCAGAACCTATGGCCACTGGGATGCCGGCTGCAAGGAGTGACCTGAACGGCTGGTAGGATGCAGCCCTTTCCGGTCCTATCCTTTGTTGTATGATGTCCGCCAACATGAAATGGGAGGGGTTGACCACAGGGACAATCCCCATTGATCTGGCCCTCGTTACAGCCTTCCCCGGAAAGCCATCGGCATGTTCAAACCTTAGTCGTTTTTTTAGCCAGTCTGCTTCGCTTCCCATACTTTCCATTTTATCCATCACCAATTCCGGCAAGGCGTCTCCCGTGATATGTAGCATAAGTTGCTCCTTGCTTCGCCAGCCTTCTGCAATAATGGTACTGATCGTATCAGGATGGAAATTCAAGGCCCCTTTCCATCCCGGTTTGTCCTTGTAGGCTTCCAGCATATAAGAGCCTCTTTCTACAGGGGTGCCATCCAGGATCCATTTCATGCCTGAAACATAGAGAAATGAGCTAGATGGATAATTGGTGGTCCATGGGTAAATTTCCCTTGCTTTTGGGGAAGTTTCCGGGAACCTTATGATACGTATGCGCTGCGGTAGCCTGGCTTGCTCCAGTAACCGGTACATTTGGTCGAGGTTTAGGGAGGTTGCCATATTCTGTACCGAAGTAATGCCCAATTGAAGGGCTGTTGCACCATATTCCTTCGCGCCTGCGATTTGTTCCGCCTCTGATAATTGGGAGTATAGGAATTTGGAGGTGAAGAATTCTGCGTATTCGATCAATGCTCCTGTTAGCTTACCTGTTGCCGGATCCCTTTCATAATGCCCTCCCATTGGGTCCGCGCTGCTCTCGCTAATGCCCATCCATTGCATGGCCTGGCTGTTGAGTAAGGTGCCGTGGCCCCATGGTGCCTGTAGGATAAGCGGGTGGTCTGGGGATACTTGATCAAATGCTTCCCTTCTTGCCTTAGGATCTTCCAATAAATCCACTCCAAGCGATCCGGTAATCAATGTTCCTTTGGGTAGATCCCTGGTGATCAGGGAAAGGGAATCAAGGACGGTTTGAAGTGATGGGCCATGCATCATATCGGCCCTGAATTGGATATGCCTCGCCCTTGGGGTGCCAAAGCCAATATGGTCATGGGCATCATTGATGCCCGGGATAACAGTCCTGCCTCCAAGGTCAATTATTTTGGTTGCGGGTCCTGCCATTGCCTTGATCGCAGCATTGTTTCCAATTGCCGTTATCCTATCCTTGCTTATGGCCACGGCTTCTGTATACCAATTGGAGGGGTCACTGGTAAAGACCTTCCCATTCAACAGCAAGAAGTCTGGAGCTGCTGCTTCCTTCTTCATGCCAACGACAAGGAATGCCATCAGGCCAGGCAGTACTGTGGATTTAAGGATGGTAGCTATTCTTCCCATATTGGTCATTTTTTGCGGCGAATGATTTTCCAGGGTAATGCAGGATTTTTCTAGCCCACCTTGTTACCTGGGCCAGGAACACTTGTTTAACGGAATAGGGGACCTGAGATCGTTCAGAAGGATAGGTGATCTCCAGGGGAGCACCTTTGTAATTCGTTAAATAAGATACAACATTTTCAATTAGCCTCGAAGTGCTGGCGGGAAGATGGGTCCCTATCCACGCAAAGGGTTGGAAATGCTGCCGCTATTTGTTTACTTTTAGAAACGGATTGGTGTTAACCTATTAACATAGAACATGAGCCGAATTCTTCTTGCTGCCTATTCGATACTTTTATTGTTCGCAACCATTTCCTGTGGCGGACAGGATAATGGCGGCCAGGTTTTACTGAACCAATTGGGTTTCTATTCTTATGCCCCCAAGATCGCCATTGTAAAAGAGCGGTCAGGAAGTGAAATTTTCTGGGTGGTGAATAATGGGAATGGCGATACCGTATTTAGCGGTAAGCTTGGCCCGGCTATTCAGTCTGCCTATTCTTCGATGGTTACCCGAAAAGCTGATTTCAGTGGCTTGACGCAATCCGGGCAATTCAGGGTGGTACTGAAAGGAGGTGCCAGTTCCCCCGCATTCAGGATTGGTAGCGGTATCGCTAATGACCTGGTGAAGGTTTCCATGAAAGGGTATTATTACCAGCGCTCCGATATCCCCTTGCTTCCTGAACATGCAGGGAAATGGGCGAGGCCCCTGGGGCATCCCGATGACAAGGTATTGATTCATGCTTCCGCAGCATCCGCTCAGCGGCCGGAAGGGACCATTGTGGCTTCCAGGGGTGGCTGGTACGATGCCGGTGATTATAATAAGTATGTAGTGAATTCTGGCATAACCATGGGCACGCTACTATCTGCCTATGAGGATTTCCCCGCTTACTTCGATTCACTCCAATGGAATATCCCTGAATCCGGCAATAAAGTTCCTGATATCCTGGATGAGGTGATCTATAACCTGCGGTGGTTGTTTACCATGCAGGACCCCAATGATGGTGGGGTATACCATAAATGTACCAATCCGAAGTTCGATGGCATGATCATGCCGGATAAGGCTAAGGAAACCCGTTACCTTGTACAGAAGGGTACAGGTGCTACCCTTGATTTTGTGGCAGTGATGGCACAGGCATCACGCGTGCTGAAAAAGTTTGACCATGCATTGCCCGGTCTTTCCGACAGTTGCCTGAAAGCGGCCCTATATGCCTGGCAATGGGCTGAACAGCATCCGGCTGTTGAGTATGACCAGGAAAAGAACAATAAGTCTTTTAAGCCGGAGGTCGTAACCGGCAGGTATGGCGATACTAATTTTTCCGGGGAGTGGTTCTGGGCTTCCAGTGAATTGCTGATCACTACCGGTAATCAAGCATACCTGGATGTGCTGATGAAATGGAGACGTGCCCCTATCCTTGTTCCCTGCTGGTATGATGTTGCCCCTATGGGTTATTTTTCACTTTTGAGAAATGCCAGGACCCAGGGTGCCAGACAATTGGTTGATGCGAAACCCTTTTCCGACGAACTGCTGAAACTAGCTGACCTCCTGATCGCCAATGGGGGTAATAAAGCCTTTGGTACCATCATGGGACAGTCTGCTGAAGATTTTGTTTGGGGCTCCAATTCTGTAGCAGCCAACCAGGGGCTGGTTTTGGTGAATGCCTACCTGTACAGCGGAAACCCGAAATACCTTGACGCCGCCTTATCCAACCTGGATTACCTTACAGGCAGGAATGCCACTGGTTATTGCTTTATAACGGGAATGGGTAGCCGACCGCCGGTCAATGCCCACCACCGGCCATCTGTTGCCGATAATAATCCTTTGCCTGTTCCAGGCCTCCTGGTGGGTGGTCCCAATAAATACAAACAGGATGGTTGTAAATATCCCCATGAAGGTGCAGAGCTTGCTTACCTCGATGAGGTTTGTTCCTACGCCAGTAATGAGATTGCCATCAACTGGAACGCCCCCCTGGTATATGTTGCAGTTGCCATGGAGGCTTTACAATACAGGGCAGGCTGGATCAGGTAACCCGATAGTCTTAACATTGGCTTCTTTAACAGTTCATATATTGTTAAAGAAGCTCTAACATTACCATCATGTAGCCCGGATAGTTTTGCGCTTGTTCTAATAAATCA is drawn from Flavihumibacter rivuli and contains these coding sequences:
- a CDS encoding amidohydrolase, which gives rise to MGRIATILKSTVLPGLMAFLVVGMKKEAAAPDFLLLNGKVFTSDPSNWYTEAVAISKDRITAIGNNAAIKAMAGPATKIIDLGGRTVIPGINDAHDHIGFGTPRARHIQFRADMMHGPSLQTVLDSLSLITRDLPKGTLITGSLGVDLLEDPKARREAFDQVSPDHPLILQAPWGHGTLLNSQAMQWMGISESSADPMGGHYERDPATGKLTGALIEYAEFFTSKFLYSQLSEAEQIAGAKEYGATALQLGITSVQNMATSLNLDQMYRLLEQARLPQRIRIIRFPETSPKAREIYPWTTNYPSSSFLYVSGMKWILDGTPVERGSYMLEAYKDKPGWKGALNFHPDTISTIIAEGWRSKEQLMLHITGDALPELVMDKMESMGSEADWLKKRLRFEHADGFPGKAVTRARSMGIVPVVNPSHFMLADIIQQRIGPERAASYQPFRSLLAAGIPVAIGSDGPNNPYLNIMFATIHANNPGEAVTREQAVIAYTYGSAYAEFMENEKGMIRKGYLADLAVLSQDIFTIPTQALPRTTAVMTIIDGKIVHDQITAKNNEP
- a CDS encoding glycoside hydrolase family 9 protein, whose protein sequence is MSRILLAAYSILLLFATISCGGQDNGGQVLLNQLGFYSYAPKIAIVKERSGSEIFWVVNNGNGDTVFSGKLGPAIQSAYSSMVTRKADFSGLTQSGQFRVVLKGGASSPAFRIGSGIANDLVKVSMKGYYYQRSDIPLLPEHAGKWARPLGHPDDKVLIHASAASAQRPEGTIVASRGGWYDAGDYNKYVVNSGITMGTLLSAYEDFPAYFDSLQWNIPESGNKVPDILDEVIYNLRWLFTMQDPNDGGVYHKCTNPKFDGMIMPDKAKETRYLVQKGTGATLDFVAVMAQASRVLKKFDHALPGLSDSCLKAALYAWQWAEQHPAVEYDQEKNNKSFKPEVVTGRYGDTNFSGEWFWASSELLITTGNQAYLDVLMKWRRAPILVPCWYDVAPMGYFSLLRNARTQGARQLVDAKPFSDELLKLADLLIANGGNKAFGTIMGQSAEDFVWGSNSVAANQGLVLVNAYLYSGNPKYLDAALSNLDYLTGRNATGYCFITGMGSRPPVNAHHRPSVADNNPLPVPGLLVGGPNKYKQDGCKYPHEGAELAYLDEVCSYASNEIAINWNAPLVYVAVAMEALQYRAGWIR